One Campylobacterota bacterium DNA segment encodes these proteins:
- a CDS encoding biopolymer transporter ExbD produces MRALKRVEGINVVPLIDVVLVLLAIVLTISTFVASGAIKLDLPKAASAKETSAQKIEIAVNESGEMFWNGKAMQRVELMQAISTLKSDASVSVLGDKKAFFNDFIFILDRLKLQGIEKISIVTKRDA; encoded by the coding sequence ACGTCGTTCCCCTTATCGACGTCGTCCTTGTTTTGCTGGCAATCGTATTGACCATTTCGACGTTCGTCGCGTCGGGAGCGATCAAGCTTGATCTTCCCAAAGCCGCCAGTGCGAAAGAGACTTCTGCACAAAAAATCGAAATCGCGGTCAATGAAAGCGGCGAGATGTTCTGGAACGGCAAAGCGATGCAGCGTGTTGAACTGATGCAGGCGATTTCGACATTGAAAAGCGACGCAAGCGTGAGTGTATTGGGGGATAAAAAAGCGTTTTTCAACGATTTCATCTTTATTCTCGACCGCTTGAAACTTCAAGGAATCGAAAAAATCTCGATCGTGACGAAGAGAGACGCATGA